A window of Bradyrhizobium sp. AZCC 1610 contains these coding sequences:
- a CDS encoding di-heme-cytochrome C peroxidase: MKIAIRKLGIGSLLALSAMVPASAQQAPAEPVIFLNQAWSQEDQEWYYQFSQGSAVLQYDIFLNLEVADGQELFRSDANSERFGLITQKANPRFNPDGLPVGLSKTSVGAGRWANNESGDHIGLTCAACHEGQLNYKGKRIRIQGGVGNMFDIKAYLTALDEAIQTTLTDTAKFDRLAARIGASGADAKKSLRQRFESQANKIHDYRTRTLVTPSAWGPSRMDAIGLIVNRLTADVPGLPENWSTPIAPTKPPFLWNAPQGLWTQWRGVQQDPIYRNLIESMGVYLPIDLRSKSPAEGLFHSDARIADLQKVENLLSRLAPPQWPEEIFGKIDREKAKAGQSLFITHCASCHNAWPYRWSEPNKYGKRFILVGLTPQSYVGTDPGQFHDLRPFALTGQLSNHLPGELRGKDLVRTGELYFGVSSSILERALAGLKMTEEEKANLHGYREYPLAKPPEEVYKAAPRDGVWATPPFMHNGSVPNLYEMFVPAKERTKKFYVGREFDPVKVGLDTSGASGKFLHDTELLGNSNAGHSFEDGPRGRGVIGPLLTENERWALVEYLKSIPEDPGRVTPFGGPPAGLLPQK; this comes from the coding sequence ATGAAAATAGCAATACGAAAATTGGGCATTGGGTCGTTGCTTGCTCTGTCTGCGATGGTGCCGGCAAGCGCGCAACAGGCTCCAGCTGAGCCTGTCATCTTCCTCAATCAGGCATGGTCGCAGGAGGATCAGGAATGGTACTACCAGTTCTCACAAGGTTCCGCGGTCCTCCAATATGATATTTTCCTGAATCTTGAAGTCGCTGACGGCCAGGAGCTGTTCCGATCCGACGCAAACAGCGAGCGCTTTGGCCTCATCACTCAAAAGGCAAATCCCCGATTCAACCCGGACGGGTTGCCGGTTGGTCTCAGCAAGACGTCGGTGGGCGCAGGTCGTTGGGCAAACAACGAAAGCGGGGATCATATTGGCTTGACATGCGCAGCCTGTCATGAAGGCCAGCTCAACTACAAAGGCAAACGCATTCGCATTCAAGGCGGCGTCGGCAATATGTTCGATATCAAGGCATATCTGACCGCGCTCGACGAAGCAATCCAGACCACTTTGACTGATACGGCGAAATTCGATCGTCTTGCGGCGCGGATCGGAGCCTCCGGCGCCGATGCCAAGAAGTCGTTGCGGCAGCGCTTTGAAAGCCAGGCCAACAAGATACACGACTATCGCACGCGGACATTGGTTACCCCCTCAGCTTGGGGACCGTCGCGGATGGATGCCATCGGACTGATTGTCAATCGGTTGACGGCTGACGTACCAGGGCTTCCCGAAAATTGGTCTACTCCCATCGCTCCAACCAAACCGCCGTTCTTATGGAATGCTCCTCAAGGACTGTGGACACAATGGCGCGGTGTGCAACAGGATCCGATTTACCGAAACCTGATCGAATCCATGGGCGTCTACTTGCCTATCGATCTGCGGTCGAAATCGCCGGCGGAAGGGCTGTTCCATTCCGACGCAAGAATTGCGGACCTCCAGAAGGTTGAGAACCTATTGTCGCGCCTGGCGCCACCGCAATGGCCGGAAGAAATATTCGGTAAGATCGACCGGGAAAAAGCGAAAGCCGGACAATCGCTATTCATCACCCACTGTGCAAGCTGCCACAACGCTTGGCCTTACAGGTGGTCGGAGCCCAACAAATACGGCAAGCGCTTCATTCTGGTCGGTTTGACACCGCAGTCATACGTGGGCACCGATCCGGGGCAATTCCACGATCTGCGGCCGTTTGCACTTACGGGACAACTAAGCAACCATCTGCCGGGGGAGTTGCGCGGCAAGGACCTCGTGCGAACGGGTGAATTATACTTCGGCGTTTCCAGTTCGATACTGGAAAGGGCGCTGGCGGGCCTAAAGATGACCGAGGAGGAGAAGGCGAATCTCCATGGCTATCGAGAGTACCCGTTGGCAAAGCCGCCGGAAGAGGTCTACAAGGCCGCGCCGCGCGACGGCGTCTGGGCTACTCCGCCATTTATGCACAACGGCTCAGTTCCCAATCTGTACGAAATGTTCGTGCCAGCCAAGGAGCGCACCAAGAAGTTTTACGTCGGGCGTGAATTCGATCCAGTCAAAGTGGGGCTGGACACCAGCGGTGCCTCTGGAAAGTTTTTGCATGATACGGAGTTGCTAGGAAACTCGAACGCCGGCCATTCCTTCGAGGATGGTCCGCGTGGACGTGGTGTAATCGGACCATTGCTGACGGAGAACGAACGCTGGGCGCTCGTAGAGTACCTGAAGTCCATTCCCGAAGACCCCGGCAGAGTGACGCCGTTCGGAGGCCCGCCTGCAGGGCTTCTGCCGCAAAAATAG
- a CDS encoding HdeA/HdeB family chaperone, with amino-acid sequence MLKALATATAILAAESSHVQAQTDLTAYADANGYIDVQALTCAALAGTWQGDADRLTTWYSGWYNGLAKKHYFNIARSKELEHEVIVYCKANPQIRIIEAIDVMLKQEKHKAAFK; translated from the coding sequence ATGCTGAAAGCACTAGCTACTGCGACGGCAATTCTAGCTGCAGAAAGTTCACACGTTCAGGCGCAAACAGACCTCACGGCGTACGCGGATGCTAACGGTTATATTGACGTGCAGGCACTAACGTGTGCTGCCCTTGCAGGAACCTGGCAGGGCGATGCTGACAGGCTGACCACCTGGTACAGTGGTTGGTACAACGGCCTTGCAAAGAAGCACTACTTCAACATAGCCCGTTCGAAAGAGCTGGAACATGAGGTGATTGTCTATTGCAAAGCAAATCCGCAGATTCGGATCATCGAAGCGATAGATGTGATGCTCAAGCAAGAGAAACACAAGGCCGCGTTCAAGTGA
- a CDS encoding LysR family transcriptional regulator, whose amino-acid sequence MSLNLHLLRLFTMVVRTGSFSRAADALHISQPAISKGVRDFELQVGCRLLDRTPKGVRPTREGKALVRHAEALFATERAAEDELLSLRNLDSGSLRIGASTTIATYMISDYLGTFHRKYPGIDLHLIIANTRDIADLMLAHDIEIALVEGPVEDDELESHAWRTDVMSLIVDARHRFAAAERGIDGAALCDEVLIVREPGSGSREVVAQALAAEGIEPRRTLEIGSTEAIKQAVAAGLGVAIVSSATISDQVTLGRLKVVQMRDLQIERTLWQLKVPGRIEIPAATAFERIIWQDKRVAEVA is encoded by the coding sequence ATGTCCTTGAACCTGCACCTGCTGCGCCTGTTCACGATGGTGGTGAGAACCGGGAGCTTCTCGCGTGCAGCCGACGCCCTCCATATCAGCCAGCCGGCGATCTCGAAGGGGGTGCGGGATTTCGAGCTTCAGGTCGGCTGCCGCCTGCTCGACCGGACCCCAAAGGGCGTGCGTCCGACACGGGAGGGAAAGGCGCTGGTGCGGCATGCGGAAGCGCTGTTTGCGACCGAGCGCGCGGCAGAGGACGAATTATTGTCGCTGCGCAATCTCGACAGCGGATCGCTGCGCATCGGCGCATCCACCACGATCGCAACCTACATGATATCGGACTATCTCGGGACGTTTCACCGAAAATATCCCGGGATCGACCTGCATCTCATTATCGCGAATACCAGGGACATCGCCGATCTCATGCTGGCGCATGATATCGAGATCGCGCTGGTCGAAGGTCCGGTTGAAGATGACGAGCTCGAAAGCCATGCCTGGCGAACCGACGTCATGAGCCTGATCGTCGATGCGCGGCACCGCTTCGCGGCGGCCGAGCGCGGGATCGACGGCGCGGCGCTGTGCGACGAAGTCCTGATCGTACGCGAGCCCGGTTCCGGATCGCGCGAGGTGGTGGCGCAGGCGCTGGCTGCCGAGGGCATCGAACCTAGGCGCACGCTGGAGATCGGCAGCACCGAGGCTATCAAGCAGGCGGTAGCCGCCGGCCTCGGCGTCGCCATCGTGTCCAGCGCCACGATTTCCGATCAGGTCACGCTTGGCCGACTCAAGGTCGTGCAGATGCGCGATCTGCAGATCGAGCGCACGCTGTGGCAATTGAAGGTACCCGGGCGAATAGAAATCCCTGCGGCGACCGCGTTCGAGCGGATCATCTGGCAGGACAAGCGAGTTGCTGAGGTGGCTTAG
- a CDS encoding DUF3363 domain-containing protein, with protein sequence MASNEDDFRIRPGKVRDRGGASIRARRLGGMRRRTPSFLGEVQQAIRRAGGNPDRLARAGKGSGRFNARGRGAATGLTLKDRSAWNQDASGVRTRARRVAVKARVVKLNPQRGAMRGRGFVSAKAVDAHLRYLERDSVTRDGGKGQVYSAERDVEDGRAFLDRGREDRHQFRFIVSAEEGAELADRRETTRNLMKQMEADLGTRLDWIAVDHHNTGHPHTHIIVRGITDDGKILNIAGDYIAHGIRERASEIVTLELGRQTELEVAKQLEREVDADRFTRLDRMLIAEQQGKEVTDLRPDQDMRDTFRQNRALLIERARKLERMGLATEVETGKWIVSREAEPVLRELGERGDIIKTMHRALEREGLAEDRHPARYVLHRESATERIVGRVLDKGLGGDEIDERVRLVIDGVDGRVHHIEMDAARAEEVGRGMIVAAGSAPPAPRAADRNIMDVAGQEGIYRPSAHLERARAAIDRIGGDPEAFVRSHVRRLEALRRGGHVERIDADHWRVSADLPERGQTYDLARDRANIRISVLSPTGLDRQIGHDGATWLDRELVSRQRVALAADGFGQEVKVALNKRKRALVDAGHVTDLGNGHVRAPKNLIQRLETADIERAGKALAAERGRQWQLTVPGNHISGQLVGSTQLSSGRFAMIESFSGDGGLSFSLVPWQPVLDNRIGQHISGLMRNDGGIEWSLGRKRGLGL encoded by the coding sequence ATGGCGAGCAACGAAGACGACTTTCGCATCCGTCCCGGCAAGGTCCGGGACCGTGGTGGTGCGAGCATACGTGCGCGCCGGCTCGGCGGGATGCGCCGACGTACGCCCAGCTTCCTCGGTGAGGTCCAACAGGCCATCCGCCGGGCCGGCGGCAACCCCGACCGCTTGGCCAGGGCCGGAAAGGGAAGTGGCCGGTTCAATGCGCGGGGCCGCGGCGCTGCGACAGGGCTGACGCTGAAGGATCGGAGCGCGTGGAACCAGGACGCAAGCGGGGTGCGCACACGAGCCCGGCGTGTGGCCGTGAAGGCCCGCGTGGTCAAGCTCAACCCGCAGCGCGGTGCGATGCGAGGGCGTGGCTTCGTCAGCGCCAAAGCGGTAGACGCCCACCTGCGCTATCTCGAGCGGGATAGCGTGACGAGGGATGGTGGGAAGGGCCAGGTTTATTCGGCCGAGCGCGACGTAGAGGATGGCCGCGCCTTTCTCGACCGGGGCCGCGAGGACCGTCATCAGTTCCGCTTCATCGTCTCCGCCGAGGAAGGGGCGGAGTTGGCGGATCGGCGCGAGACCACTCGCAATCTGATGAAGCAGATGGAAGCCGACCTCGGGACGAGGCTCGACTGGATCGCGGTCGACCACCACAACACCGGCCACCCTCATACCCACATCATCGTTCGGGGCATTACCGACGACGGCAAGATCCTCAACATCGCCGGCGACTATATCGCTCACGGCATTCGCGAGCGCGCCAGCGAAATCGTCACGCTGGAATTGGGCCGGCAGACCGAGCTTGAGGTGGCGAAGCAGCTCGAGCGGGAAGTGGACGCCGACCGCTTCACCAGGCTCGACCGGATGCTGATCGCCGAGCAGCAGGGGAAGGAGGTCACCGACCTGCGCCCCGACCAGGACATGCGCGACACGTTCCGTCAGAACCGCGCGCTGCTAATTGAACGGGCGCGCAAGCTGGAGCGCATGGGGCTTGCGACCGAGGTCGAAACCGGCAAATGGATCGTGTCGCGCGAGGCCGAACCCGTGCTGCGGGAGCTTGGTGAGCGCGGCGACATCATCAAGACCATGCACAGGGCACTGGAGCGCGAAGGGCTGGCAGAGGACCGCCATCCGGCGCGCTATGTCCTGCACCGCGAGAGCGCGACCGAACGCATCGTCGGCCGCGTGCTCGACAAAGGGCTTGGCGGCGACGAGATCGACGAGCGGGTCCGACTGGTGATCGACGGGGTGGACGGGCGGGTGCACCACATCGAGATGGATGCTGCCCGCGCCGAGGAAGTCGGTCGAGGCATGATCGTCGCGGCGGGCTCCGCCCCTCCCGCGCCGCGTGCTGCCGACCGCAACATCATGGATGTCGCAGGTCAAGAAGGTATCTATCGCCCGTCCGCGCATCTGGAGCGGGCGCGCGCCGCGATCGACCGCATCGGCGGCGACCCCGAGGCGTTCGTTCGCTCCCATGTCCGCCGGCTGGAGGCCCTGCGCCGGGGCGGCCATGTGGAGCGGATCGACGCGGATCACTGGCGTGTCTCCGCCGATCTCCCCGAGCGCGGTCAAACCTACGATCTCGCACGGGACCGTGCGAATATTCGAATAAGTGTCCTGTCTCCCACCGGTCTCGACCGGCAGATCGGCCATGACGGCGCGACTTGGCTTGACCGCGAACTGGTCTCCCGCCAGCGTGTGGCGCTTGCCGCCGATGGTTTCGGTCAGGAGGTGAAGGTGGCGCTGAACAAGCGCAAGCGAGCCTTGGTGGACGCGGGCCACGTTACCGACCTCGGCAACGGCCATGTCCGGGCGCCAAAGAATCTGATCCAGCGGCTTGAGACCGCCGACATCGAACGAGCCGGCAAGGCGCTCGCCGCCGAACGCGGGCGACAATGGCAACTCACCGTTCCCGGCAACCACATCAGCGGCCAGCTTGTCGGCTCCACCCAACTATCCAGTGGCCGTTTCGCGATGATCGAGAGCTTCAGTGGTGATGGTGGGCTCAGCTTCAGTCTCGTGCCGTGGCAACCTGTGCTCGACAACCGCATCGGGCAGCACATCTCCGGCCTCATGCGCAATGACGGCGGCATCGAATGGAGCTTGGGTAGAAAGCGAGGGTTGGGGCTGTGA
- a CDS encoding SRPBCC family protein, with protein sequence MRFKNVVELNASPAKVFAIFEDGESWPQWFRAIRKVAWTSNKPYGVGTTRTAWLKPVTLDEHFFRWEQNRRCSFYVTGQSMPMAHALAEDYLLEELTPGKTRFTYTVALEPRLLVAMGGPISRMYFGSMFKSACKNLQSYVLKA encoded by the coding sequence ATGCGTTTCAAGAACGTGGTGGAACTGAATGCGTCTCCCGCCAAGGTTTTTGCCATTTTTGAGGACGGAGAATCCTGGCCTCAATGGTTTCGTGCCATCCGTAAGGTGGCATGGACGAGCAATAAGCCGTACGGCGTTGGAACGACCCGGACCGCATGGCTTAAGCCGGTCACCCTCGACGAGCACTTTTTCCGCTGGGAGCAGAACCGCCGTTGTTCGTTCTACGTGACCGGGCAATCCATGCCGATGGCCCATGCGCTCGCCGAGGATTACCTGTTGGAGGAGCTTACGCCGGGCAAGACGCGTTTCACCTACACCGTGGCACTTGAGCCGCGTCTCTTGGTCGCCATGGGTGGCCCTATTTCGCGAATGTACTTCGGATCAATGTTCAAAAGCGCGTGCAAGAACCTGCAGAGTTACGTCCTGAAAGCCTGA
- a CDS encoding IS110 family transposase, whose protein sequence is MEPVAWKLFRKSSPWPLNDCADRLERVGVEASSLGIWLYRELQSAGLPITVVEARHMRVSLSTMRNKTDRNDARGIAQMMRLGWYRAVHVKNIDMQKMRTLLTSRKLLKRKLIDLENHIRGALRAYGCLSEPSPGGHMKHASAS, encoded by the coding sequence ATGGAGCCGGTTGCGTGGAAGCTCTTCAGAAAATCGAGTCCATGGCCGCTCAATGACTGCGCGGATCGCCTGGAGAGAGTGGGAGTCGAGGCGTCGTCGCTTGGCATCTGGCTCTATCGCGAACTACAGTCAGCCGGGCTTCCGATCACCGTCGTCGAGGCACGTCACATGCGCGTGTCGCTGTCGACGATGCGGAACAAGACCGATCGGAACGACGCGCGCGGCATCGCACAGATGATGCGACTGGGCTGGTACCGTGCCGTGCATGTCAAGAATATCGACATGCAGAAGATGCGCACGCTGCTGACCAGCCGGAAGCTGCTCAAGCGCAAACTGATCGATCTCGAAAACCATATTCGTGGTGCGCTTCGGGCCTATGGTTGCTTGTCGGAGCCGTCGCCCGGGGGACATATGAAGCACGCGTCCGCGAGCTGA
- a CDS encoding transposase: MTIEAMLDARHAILEGYDRLHRVLLQVVQHDPVCRRLMTVPGVGPVAALSFKVGVDDPHRFARSRTVGAHFGLTPRRHQSGTSIDFEGRISKQGDVAVREALCEAAASLLLRVRKWSALRVWGLRIAKRSSMLCAITAVARKLASILHRMWVSETDLHVGFGAKVTQRLRLKPAQ, encoded by the coding sequence ATGACCATCGAGGCTATGCTGGACGCGCGTCACGCGATCCTCGAGGGTTACGATCGGCTACATCGTGTGCTCCTGCAAGTGGTCCAGCATGATCCTGTCTGCCGGCGTCTGATGACGGTTCCCGGCGTCGGTCCCGTTGCAGCCCTGTCGTTCAAGGTTGGCGTTGATGACCCTCATCGCTTTGCCCGGTCCCGAACGGTAGGCGCCCATTTTGGCCTGACGCCGAGGCGGCACCAGTCCGGTACGTCGATCGACTTTGAAGGTCGGATCAGCAAACAGGGCGACGTTGCCGTTCGGGAGGCGCTATGCGAGGCGGCTGCAAGCCTGCTGCTGCGGGTTAGGAAATGGTCGGCATTGCGGGTGTGGGGTCTGCGGATTGCTAAACGATCGAGCATGTTGTGCGCCATCACGGCGGTCGCGCGCAAGCTCGCGAGCATTCTGCACCGGATGTGGGTCAGCGAGACCGACCTCCACGTCGGGTTCGGCGCAAAGGTCACGCAGCGGCTGCGATTGAAGCCTGCACAGTAG
- a CDS encoding recombinase family protein, whose translation MNALFLKDLAAKTHRGLRGRVEKGKAGGGLCYGYDVVKRTDREGEPVRGERQINEAEAAIVRRIFQEFAAGKSPRGIATDLNRNGIPGPFGRAWVTRRSEDMPAGATASSTTSSMPACWSGTGRASSRTRIRASGCRVRTPRRSGSGPRCLDFVLSMTSCGSG comes from the coding sequence ATGAACGCTCTGTTCCTGAAAGACCTCGCTGCCAAGACCCATCGTGGTTTGCGCGGCCGAGTGGAGAAGGGCAAGGCGGGTGGCGGCCTCTGCTATGGTTACGACGTGGTGAAGCGCACCGATAGAGAGGGTGAACCGGTTCGGGGCGAACGCCAGATCAATGAAGCCGAGGCCGCGATTGTCCGTCGGATCTTCCAGGAATTCGCGGCGGGAAAATCGCCACGCGGGATCGCGACCGATCTGAACCGGAATGGCATTCCCGGACCGTTCGGCCGCGCCTGGGTGACACGACGATCCGAGGACATGCCTGCCGGGGCAACGGCATCGTCAACAACGAGCTCTATGCCGGCCTGCTGGTCTGGAACCGGCAGAGCTTCATCAAGGACCCGAATACGGGCAAGCGGGTGTCGCGTCCGAACCCCGAGGCGAAGTGGATCAGGACCGAGGTGCCTGGACTTCGTGTTGTCGATGACGAGTTGTGGCAGCGGGTGA
- a CDS encoding c-type cytochrome, which yields MARKLTAIIIVASFGVAGVAQAAGNAAAGKDTSAVCAGCHGDQGQGIAPNPALAGKPDADLVKALKDFKSGRVNSVMHGLTASLSDQDIENLATYYASLK from the coding sequence ATGGCCCGCAAGCTGACCGCAATAATTATTGTTGCATCGTTCGGGGTTGCGGGCGTCGCCCAGGCGGCAGGAAATGCGGCGGCGGGGAAGGACACGTCAGCCGTATGCGCAGGATGCCATGGCGATCAGGGCCAAGGGATAGCGCCCAATCCTGCACTGGCAGGCAAGCCGGACGCCGACTTGGTCAAGGCGCTAAAGGATTTTAAATCCGGCAGGGTCAATTCTGTGATGCACGGGCTGACGGCTTCGCTCAGCGACCAGGATATTGAGAACCTGGCAACCTACTATGCATCGCTCAAGTGA
- a CDS encoding recombinase zinc beta ribbon domain-containing protein — protein sequence MKDPNTGKRVSRPNPEAKWIRTEVPGLRVVDDELWQRVKLRQAELAKQFEATTKGVRAARAERLNRLRRPAFLRSGLLTCGCCGSKYGIVVNDRYGCLGHFRKGICKNGRTVRRDDIERRVLAGLTDKLVSPEAVAVAVRAYAEETNRQNRERRAQAEASRRALVKIEKSIKGIMDAIEDGMYQPAMKARMGELAQQKAEIEARLAEAPAVLPDVHPNIAEHYRAKVIRLAETLAEPESNGEAREDIRSLVGEVVITPGDKRGESHAILRGELMAILDLAAGRRRSPKPEVITNALAGPRFEPIERWPCSRS from the coding sequence ATCAAGGACCCGAATACGGGCAAGCGGGTGTCGCGTCCGAACCCCGAGGCGAAGTGGATCAGGACCGAGGTGCCTGGACTTCGTGTTGTCGATGACGAGTTGTGGCAGCGGGTGAAGCTGCGCCAGGCCGAGCTTGCGAAGCAGTTCGAGGCGACGACCAAGGGGGTCCGGGCCGCTCGCGCGGAACGGCTGAACCGCCTGCGCCGCCCTGCCTTCCTCCGGTCAGGTCTGCTCACCTGCGGGTGTTGCGGCAGCAAGTATGGCATCGTCGTCAACGACCGCTACGGCTGTCTCGGTCATTTCCGCAAAGGGATCTGCAAAAACGGTCGCACCGTTCGCCGTGACGACATCGAGCGGCGCGTGTTGGCGGGCCTTACCGACAAGCTGGTATCTCCCGAGGCCGTAGCGGTCGCCGTGCGCGCCTACGCCGAGGAAACCAATCGCCAGAACCGTGAACGGCGAGCGCAGGCAGAAGCGAGCCGCCGCGCCCTTGTGAAGATTGAGAAGAGCATCAAAGGGATCATGGACGCCATCGAGGATGGTATGTACCAGCCGGCCATGAAGGCGAGGATGGGGGAACTGGCTCAGCAGAAAGCCGAGATCGAGGCACGACTAGCCGAGGCTCCGGCCGTTCTACCGGACGTACATCCGAATATCGCTGAACACTATCGCGCCAAGGTGATACGCCTCGCCGAAACGCTGGCCGAGCCGGAGTCCAACGGGGAAGCCCGCGAGGACATCCGCTCGCTCGTTGGCGAGGTGGTGATAACCCCCGGCGATAAGCGAGGCGAGAGCCACGCCATCCTACGCGGCGAGCTGATGGCCATTCTCGACCTTGCCGCGGGCCGGCGGAGGTCTCCCAAGCCAGAAGTTATAACAAACGCGCTTGCAGGTCCCCGATTTGAACCTATCGAGCGATGGCCTTGTAGTCGCAGTTGA
- a CDS encoding DUF4331 family protein, with protein sequence MSDHIDGPRQIGDPAVDITDLLAFTSPENPARTVLAVNVFPTCGVDAIFSNAINHSIVVRRAKVAGIGEATKFETADPEIRFSCRFEALERGAVDRKPVQRGIFTFPDGQTLRFLAGNEKGASTPDGAFRVYAGMRSDPFILAWLIPAGLKKFQNLLFNDNVLSIVVEFDTQRVLDPGKGSLFAVIAETIPIPRPGALVGHEPPRMDWVGRPENTNMRLNNPRLTGADDIRDLWNQQTPFAIDEKFRPLFLQRMKDSLAEWDMRDGKQDWTPSALAVNASMFVDDFLLMDVAKPMTDTSHLEIERSTINGKAYQTGGGRTVDSDVIDILMTWIVNRDREFLEGGTTKATKPGTKTFPYLASPNLDLQTVVETIDVGAAPDKVWELIGQFGSNWHPLIAEIRLTGTGLGQLRTIETVDGKQIIERLEAIDNAGRFYRYTNVSGLSVANYTGMLSVKPNGVGSSVEWRAQFLPNGQATIAVKTIVSTLFKVGLDSLKSRF encoded by the coding sequence ATGTCGGATCATATTGACGGGCCGAGGCAGATCGGAGACCCCGCAGTCGATATCACGGACCTGCTTGCGTTCACGAGCCCGGAAAATCCGGCTCGTACGGTGCTCGCCGTGAACGTCTTTCCGACGTGCGGGGTTGATGCCATCTTCTCAAATGCGATCAATCATTCGATCGTCGTTCGTCGCGCGAAGGTGGCTGGCATCGGCGAGGCTACCAAATTCGAGACGGCCGATCCTGAAATACGCTTCAGTTGCCGTTTTGAGGCCCTTGAGCGTGGCGCGGTGGACCGGAAGCCGGTCCAGCGCGGTATTTTTACGTTCCCCGATGGACAGACGCTTCGTTTCCTAGCCGGCAATGAAAAAGGGGCATCTACGCCTGACGGCGCATTCCGCGTATACGCAGGAATGCGTTCCGATCCATTTATCCTCGCCTGGTTAATTCCGGCCGGTTTGAAGAAGTTTCAAAACCTGCTTTTCAACGATAACGTGCTTAGCATCGTTGTCGAGTTCGACACGCAGCGCGTGCTGGATCCCGGCAAAGGATCCTTATTCGCGGTGATCGCCGAAACGATACCGATTCCTCGGCCCGGCGCATTGGTGGGGCACGAACCGCCACGGATGGATTGGGTCGGTCGTCCCGAGAACACCAATATGCGCTTGAACAACCCCAGACTGACGGGTGCTGACGATATCCGCGATCTCTGGAACCAGCAGACCCCCTTCGCGATCGATGAAAAGTTTCGCCCCTTGTTTCTTCAGCGCATGAAGGACAGCCTGGCCGAATGGGATATGCGCGACGGCAAGCAGGACTGGACTCCATCTGCGCTGGCAGTGAACGCCAGTATGTTTGTCGACGATTTTCTACTGATGGATGTTGCGAAGCCGATGACCGACACCAGCCATCTGGAAATCGAGCGAAGTACCATCAATGGTAAGGCCTATCAGACCGGTGGAGGCCGCACCGTCGACTCGGATGTCATCGACATACTGATGACGTGGATCGTGAATCGCGATCGCGAATTCCTGGAAGGCGGAACGACGAAGGCAACCAAGCCTGGAACGAAAACCTTCCCATACCTCGCATCGCCGAATCTCGACCTGCAGACGGTGGTTGAGACCATCGATGTCGGCGCCGCGCCCGACAAGGTCTGGGAGTTGATAGGCCAATTTGGTAGCAATTGGCATCCTCTGATCGCAGAAATTCGCTTAACCGGAACTGGTCTCGGTCAATTGCGAACGATCGAAACAGTCGACGGCAAGCAGATCATCGAACGTCTCGAGGCGATCGATAACGCAGGCCGGTTCTACCGCTACACTAATGTCTCAGGTCTATCGGTGGCGAACTATACTGGAATGTTGTCGGTGAAGCCCAATGGTGTGGGCAGTTCGGTGGAATGGCGCGCCCAATTCCTTCCGAACGGGCAGGCTACTATTGCCGTGAAGACGATTGTGTCGACCCTGTTCAAGGTTGGATTGGACAGCCTCAAGTCTCGCTTCTGA